A single region of the Opitutus sp. genome encodes:
- the yidD gene encoding membrane protein insertion efficiency factor YidD: protein MPAHLPKTLAFLLRLPAQGLLGLVWTYQHTLSPVIPAVLGPACGCRFYPTCSHYAAEAVRTHGAVRGVWLSARRLLRCTPLHPGGIDFVPAPRRATRPTCARG, encoded by the coding sequence ATGCCCGCACACCTGCCCAAAACCCTCGCCTTTCTTCTGCGCCTGCCGGCTCAGGGTCTGCTCGGGCTCGTGTGGACCTATCAGCACACGCTTTCGCCGGTGATTCCTGCTGTGCTGGGACCGGCCTGCGGCTGCCGGTTTTATCCGACCTGCTCTCACTACGCGGCCGAGGCGGTTCGCACCCACGGTGCAGTGCGCGGAGTCTGGTTGTCGGCCCGCCGCCTACTGCGCTGCACCCCGTTACACCCTGGCGGCATCGACTTCGTACCGGCTCCGCGCCGCGCAACACGGCCGACCTGCGCCCGCGGCTAA
- the rnpA gene encoding ribonuclease P protein component: MRFRAEQHLRRQLDFQHVRTHGRRSDCGAFMLWYSRQSALAQLSPVPPKSGESSEHVVAETAAPPAPVKAPASVTCKPTPARLGVVASRSAVGNSPQRARAKRRLREVFRAHQELVPPGYDLLLVARSSLNRLEYCEVERRFVEACRKIFPSASA; the protein is encoded by the coding sequence ATGCGTTTCCGCGCCGAACAACACCTTCGGCGCCAGTTGGATTTCCAGCATGTCCGCACCCACGGGCGCCGCTCTGATTGCGGCGCCTTTATGCTGTGGTACTCACGACAGTCGGCCCTAGCCCAACTCTCGCCTGTGCCACCAAAGAGTGGCGAATCCAGCGAACACGTCGTAGCTGAAACGGCAGCGCCGCCTGCACCGGTTAAAGCGCCTGCCTCGGTCACCTGCAAACCCACGCCCGCGCGTCTTGGAGTCGTCGCCTCGCGTTCTGCGGTGGGCAACTCGCCGCAACGGGCCCGCGCCAAACGCCGCCTGCGCGAAGTGTTTCGCGCCCACCAAGAACTCGTGCCCCCAGGTTACGATTTACTGCTGGTCGCCCGCAGCTCGCTCAATCGGCTTGAGTATTGCGAGGTGGAACGGAGATTCGTCGAAGCCTGTCGCAAAATTTTCCCGTCCGCCTCCGCCTGA
- the rpmH gene encoding 50S ribosomal protein L34, with translation MQPTFRPHRLKRARKIGFRARKATVGGRKVLAARRAKGRKRLTVV, from the coding sequence ATGCAACCCACCTTTCGCCCGCACCGCCTCAAACGCGCCCGCAAAATCGGCTTCCGCGCCCGTAAAGCCACTGTTGGTGGCCGCAAGGTCCTAGCCGCTCGTCGCGCCAAAGGCCGCAAGCGCTTGACCGTCGTCTAA
- a CDS encoding metallophosphoesterase family protein — MRIAIISDTHGAYPPGLPERLRGADEIWHLGDVGGPETLVEFEQLGVPVRVVRGNCDDWPAWPLFLNRDCAGVSHHLVHIPPRSAPAGAHVVLHGHLHVPRDEVDRRGVRWLSPGCISLPRGQGCSFAWLTVDAGQLQWTLVSL, encoded by the coding sequence ATGCGTATCGCGATCATCTCCGACACCCACGGGGCTTATCCGCCTGGCTTGCCGGAGCGGCTGCGCGGTGCCGACGAGATCTGGCACCTCGGCGACGTAGGCGGACCGGAGACGCTCGTGGAGTTTGAACAACTCGGTGTGCCGGTGCGGGTGGTGCGGGGTAATTGTGATGATTGGCCCGCGTGGCCGCTCTTTCTTAACCGGGATTGTGCGGGGGTGAGCCACCACCTCGTGCATATCCCCCCGCGGAGTGCTCCGGCTGGAGCACACGTGGTGTTACACGGCCACCTGCACGTGCCGCGCGACGAGGTCGATCGGCGCGGGGTGCGTTGGCTCAGTCCCGGGTGCATCTCCTTGCCCCGAGGCCAGGGTTGCAGTTTCGCGTGGCTGACGGTGGACGCGGGGCAACTTCAGTGGACCCTCGTTAGCCTTTAA
- a CDS encoding (deoxy)nucleoside triphosphate pyrophosphohydrolase, with amino-acid sequence MSSSPATPLAVVCALIERDGHVLMAQRPAHKHLGGKWEFPGGKIEPGESPEAALHRELDEELGCSVEIICPLLPHTHAYASVTVHLMPFVTRLLPTSGEIRAREHAALRWVPACELAGLDLPEADRPIIAEYLSRS; translated from the coding sequence ATGTCCTCATCGCCCGCCACTCCACTTGCCGTTGTCTGCGCCCTAATCGAGCGCGACGGCCATGTGCTCATGGCTCAGCGTCCTGCTCATAAACACCTGGGCGGAAAGTGGGAATTTCCCGGTGGCAAGATCGAGCCGGGTGAATCCCCCGAGGCCGCCCTGCACCGCGAACTGGACGAGGAACTGGGCTGCAGCGTGGAAATCATTTGCCCGCTCCTGCCGCACACCCATGCCTACGCTTCCGTCACGGTGCACCTCATGCCCTTCGTGACACGACTCCTGCCCACCAGTGGCGAAATCCGCGCCCGTGAACACGCCGCACTACGCTGGGTCCCCGCCTGCGAGCTCGCGGGCCTCGATCTGCCGGAGGCCGACCGACCGATCATTGCCGAGTACCTGTCGCGTAGTTGA
- a CDS encoding TniQ family protein: MSSDVNINSDTMQLLALQDIESAIPDIAPRSRLVSLQPHGHGTSEVESLFSYLLRLAEAHSVRQVDLLQFVIAPLLWSDGRKTPASEIMGAIQSGLSAQCIKILEQLTGIHCLAEITLMPLIEKRCVRADRKQSREWCPLCLSEDKDPYERLLWQLHGVTHCARHKCELLSACPQCRLKQREDRLGSNIISCHYCHATLSPNVTSFPLDEKHPAIWRTSQIGLFLEWSNKQYLKMNDCAGQFRSNLLTISTRYGGLKPMGDELGLSNNTVFGWKSGKRMADLQALAVLAWGNGVGISDLFARRLDASEINPQKVNSSVRPRKYKHVPPNPKKLNLTGHDLVIDLRREISRNPYGKILLIDCSKRFGIDKKHIAFRDADFVKLLSAHNLKISRLKRRAMTWEAAIEMRRAILKTLTAGQTLTRRNISGHFKNVNWLLWPIARQVSKRIIALVKSGKNVVDPATRIPKDVKAFWSWRDH; the protein is encoded by the coding sequence ATGAGCAGTGACGTTAATATAAACTCCGATACTATGCAGCTTCTTGCGCTACAAGATATCGAATCGGCTATCCCTGATATTGCACCACGCAGTCGACTCGTGAGCTTGCAGCCCCATGGACACGGAACCAGTGAGGTTGAGTCTCTTTTCTCCTACCTCCTTCGGCTCGCGGAAGCGCATTCTGTGCGCCAGGTGGACCTGCTTCAGTTCGTAATTGCGCCCTTACTTTGGTCTGATGGTCGAAAGACCCCCGCAAGTGAAATTATGGGCGCTATTCAGTCGGGTCTTTCAGCGCAATGCATCAAGATTTTAGAACAACTAACAGGCATTCATTGCCTTGCTGAAATAACGCTAATGCCCCTGATTGAAAAGAGGTGTGTACGTGCTGATCGCAAGCAATCCCGCGAATGGTGCCCCCTATGCCTTTCCGAAGATAAGGATCCGTATGAAAGACTGCTGTGGCAACTTCACGGCGTTACTCATTGCGCACGGCATAAATGCGAACTTTTAAGTGCATGCCCACAATGTCGACTCAAGCAGAGGGAAGATCGACTCGGCTCAAATATAATTTCTTGCCATTATTGCCATGCAACGTTGTCGCCAAATGTAACGAGCTTTCCGCTGGATGAAAAGCATCCAGCAATTTGGCGAACTTCCCAAATCGGCCTTTTTCTGGAGTGGTCAAACAAGCAGTATTTAAAGATGAACGATTGCGCAGGGCAATTTCGTTCAAACTTGCTCACAATTTCCACTCGTTATGGCGGCCTTAAACCGATGGGTGATGAACTTGGCCTTTCTAACAATACGGTTTTTGGCTGGAAGTCAGGGAAGCGCATGGCCGACCTCCAAGCGCTGGCCGTGTTGGCATGGGGAAACGGTGTGGGAATTTCAGATTTATTTGCTCGCCGGCTAGATGCGTCCGAAATCAATCCACAGAAGGTCAATTCAAGCGTTCGACCTCGAAAGTACAAACACGTACCCCCTAACCCCAAAAAGTTAAATCTAACTGGGCATGACCTAGTGATCGACTTGCGCCGAGAAATATCACGCAATCCGTACGGCAAAATTCTACTGATAGATTGCTCAAAACGATTCGGCATCGACAAGAAGCATATTGCTTTTCGTGACGCAGATTTCGTGAAGCTGCTTTCAGCGCATAACCTAAAGATCAGTCGTTTAAAAAGGAGGGCTATGACATGGGAAGCGGCCATTGAGATGCGCCGTGCTATTTTGAAGACCTTAACGGCCGGGCAAACTTTAACCCGCCGCAATATTTCAGGGCATTTCAAAAACGTAAATTGGTTACTATGGCCAATTGCACGACAGGTTTCCAAGCGCATCATCGCCTTAGTTAAAAGCGGGAAAAACGTAGTGGATCCGGCGACACGAATACCGAAAGACGTGAAAGCGTTTTGGTCATGGCGTGACCATTGA
- a CDS encoding ATP-binding protein translates to MQTTTQLADVQPLHRWVIQHSHLTAVCDWLIDRITGFNEPVILLVVGATGTGKSTLLKILRKRLAEMFSEAMRSDASRLASLAAEMVFVPGRGPEWKALFEDLLTDANDILINRKIMEGNQRAGGTLPALHNACIKMLKYRRPAAILLDEGGALVEAGTRGALAKNLSFLKSISNRSSCHLVVLGDYSLVKLGAMNGQLNRRCITVHLAPYAENEAEDFGKIISGFQHRLNGTGFECDLSGSRDLLLERSCGCVGLLARWLSEALIHSRRTKSPLNAAALQKTLAPDEAVKIWQAEINRGLSALREFEGPRA, encoded by the coding sequence ATGCAAACGACCACACAGCTTGCAGACGTTCAGCCATTGCACCGATGGGTGATACAGCACTCCCATCTGACGGCGGTGTGCGATTGGTTAATTGATCGCATTACGGGTTTTAACGAGCCCGTAATTTTGCTCGTGGTAGGGGCCACCGGTACCGGAAAAAGCACCCTACTCAAAATCCTAAGAAAGCGGCTGGCGGAAATGTTTTCCGAGGCAATGCGTAGTGATGCCAGTCGACTCGCGTCATTAGCTGCGGAAATGGTTTTCGTGCCGGGTCGAGGCCCTGAATGGAAGGCCCTATTTGAAGACCTCCTCACAGACGCAAACGACATATTAATTAATCGGAAAATTATGGAAGGAAATCAGAGGGCTGGTGGCACGTTACCCGCACTGCATAATGCATGTATTAAAATGCTTAAGTATCGCCGCCCGGCTGCAATATTGCTAGATGAAGGCGGTGCATTGGTCGAGGCAGGCACGAGGGGCGCACTTGCCAAGAACCTGAGTTTCCTTAAGTCGATTTCAAACCGAAGCTCTTGCCATCTAGTGGTTTTAGGCGATTACTCATTGGTTAAACTAGGCGCAATGAATGGACAGCTCAATCGGCGGTGTATTACGGTCCATTTGGCTCCTTACGCCGAAAACGAAGCTGAGGATTTCGGGAAAATCATATCTGGATTTCAACACAGATTAAATGGAACGGGGTTTGAGTGTGACCTTAGTGGCAGCCGAGACCTGCTCCTGGAGCGGTCGTGTGGTTGCGTCGGCTTGCTTGCTCGGTGGTTATCCGAGGCGCTCATTCATTCCCGACGAACCAAATCCCCGCTAAACGCGGCCGCACTCCAAAAGACGCTAGCACCGGATGAAGCGGTCAAGATCTGGCAAGCCGAGATTAACCGGGGGTTGAGCGCCCTAAGAGAATTTGAGGGGCCAAGAGCTTAA
- a CDS encoding ISL3 family transposase: protein MSISAHEHYRRLLLLPEPWEVTKVEEDILGLNVTVWLRWPDGAKVPCPVCGQLMPIYDRMKERSWRHRDVMQYRLELRCAVPRCDCEEHGVKTMHVPWAEPGSRFTSLFESFAVAVIASSRSLSQAAELLGLHWDSVQRIIDQAVERGLARRNLDGITRVGLDEKSFLRGQSYVSLMTDLTGRRVLDVVPGRDTGSGLKLWASLSKEQIDGIEAVAMDMGASFIAATHQAAPNADIVHDRFHVSKPMNEAVDHTRRDEAAELAAKGDDILKRTRFLWLHGIVPDDRKEHFEALLESNLRTAKAWAYKEQLVEFWGQPNADAGNTFFQLWYRSVMSSRLPRVKKVAKSLKAHLAGLLTYFKHRISNALTEGFNSKIQAIKADARGFRKFENYRTRILFFCGKLDLEPNFPPALTHSIP, encoded by the coding sequence ATGAGCATAAGCGCACATGAACATTACCGGCGGTTGCTGTTGCTGCCGGAACCGTGGGAAGTAACCAAAGTGGAGGAAGACATTCTCGGACTAAACGTGACGGTCTGGTTACGATGGCCAGACGGGGCCAAGGTGCCGTGCCCAGTGTGCGGTCAGTTGATGCCTATTTACGACCGAATGAAGGAGCGGAGTTGGCGTCACCGTGATGTGATGCAATATCGACTCGAACTGCGGTGCGCGGTGCCCCGCTGCGATTGCGAGGAGCATGGTGTTAAAACGATGCACGTGCCGTGGGCCGAACCAGGCTCGCGGTTCACCTCGCTTTTTGAAAGCTTTGCCGTGGCCGTGATCGCCTCTAGCCGATCGCTAAGCCAAGCCGCCGAGTTGCTGGGACTTCATTGGGATAGTGTACAACGTATAATCGATCAGGCTGTTGAGCGAGGCTTGGCGCGGCGAAACCTCGACGGCATCACCCGAGTTGGCTTAGACGAAAAGAGTTTTTTGCGCGGTCAAAGCTACGTTTCATTGATGACCGATCTCACCGGTCGGCGGGTACTGGACGTGGTTCCAGGCCGGGATACAGGGAGTGGGTTAAAGCTTTGGGCATCATTATCAAAGGAGCAAATTGACGGGATTGAAGCCGTCGCGATGGACATGGGTGCATCCTTCATCGCCGCCACCCACCAGGCCGCGCCCAACGCTGACATCGTTCACGACCGCTTTCATGTTTCAAAGCCTATGAACGAGGCGGTCGATCATACCCGCCGGGATGAGGCCGCTGAACTCGCTGCCAAAGGCGATGACATCTTAAAACGCACTCGCTTTCTTTGGCTGCATGGCATCGTTCCTGATGACCGCAAAGAGCACTTCGAGGCGCTGCTGGAGTCCAATCTTCGTACGGCCAAGGCATGGGCTTATAAAGAGCAGCTGGTCGAGTTTTGGGGACAACCCAACGCCGATGCGGGTAATACTTTCTTCCAGCTGTGGTATCGCTCGGTTATGAGTAGCCGCCTGCCCAGAGTCAAAAAAGTAGCAAAGTCACTAAAAGCCCATCTGGCCGGATTACTGACTTACTTTAAGCACCGTATTTCGAATGCACTCACCGAGGGTTTTAATTCAAAAATCCAAGCAATTAAAGCCGATGCTCGTGGCTTCCGTAAGTTCGAAAACTATCGCACCCGTATTCTTTTCTTTTGTGGTAAACTCGACCTCGAGCCTAATTTCCCCCCAGCCCTAACCCACAGTATTCCGTGA
- a CDS encoding DDE-type integrase/transposase/recombinase, producing the protein MKNSFSADRYLTRLAALAVIVKPEILELIRNLSTQHHPAFSPSSSSMPRTYQSPKMGELRFCSGSLLERGVAHQLDADSAVAGFFTQVPLQDPLKGSSKVHVVDFVVLLSIPEKPPANWCPLKFIDVKNATWLRRHAGNPGCDYITKSETTGWGFPPGETAALNAYGAPYQVITEQDISAALANNSSFLADYYRSDCQPAPLALTAKAREYVTLNPGCTIETLLKEISGLSIDHCYRMVASSDLWVDLSRYEVMSHNTCRIFASAAVAKAFDIVERTRMDQDRSIRRAKFQKGELIVLSGRDHEVSYVDGDTVMLIDGHGNVLPMDLPALKRLEIDGKLRSYGVPKEGAAEIETKLRTANPSKWAKAVADYSRIEQYVTQGLRRAPKGVAKLNSTERAMLRRVRLSISKYGRRGALIGCLRASTPKAQHRSRLPQSTLDAMNEGIQIHYLKPGETCVAHAYSRYVGDCKSANIKTVTLRTFGRAIKRLSVSLVEKAKRGNYSAAKHNAPVSTSYDFGSAEHYMQRAHIDFSVADLSLLCKEQGVNLGTAWVIVMLDAYSRTVLATYISYEPPSAASTLCLFRECVRRHGRLPSQILSDNGSEFVNLSVEFFLSFYQIEFIRRPVGRPRWGAEMERFFGSMNKRVTDTLPGATAAMRTQLRISPSHSPDRLAAYTINELQGEIEKYCFKVYDELPHAGLNGMSPKQVREESLSRHGTRNHIQIDQDRTFRMITLPLVSGDGTAKIQAHNGVQVSTVLYWNNIFDSADLNGTRVPVRWDPLDITRVYAFARGEWHECLAPKLKRLRAKPPEQLAVASLELRRARLSYGRN; encoded by the coding sequence ATGAAAAACTCATTCAGCGCCGATCGCTACTTAACAAGACTTGCCGCCTTAGCGGTGATCGTAAAACCCGAAATCCTGGAACTCATTCGGAATCTATCCACCCAGCACCATCCGGCTTTTTCCCCAAGCTCCAGCAGCATGCCCCGCACCTATCAAAGCCCAAAAATGGGCGAGCTTCGCTTCTGCTCGGGGTCTTTATTGGAACGGGGCGTTGCACATCAACTCGATGCAGATAGTGCCGTTGCGGGATTCTTCACTCAGGTACCACTTCAAGATCCCTTAAAAGGCTCTAGCAAAGTACACGTCGTCGATTTTGTCGTATTGCTATCCATTCCCGAAAAACCGCCCGCCAACTGGTGCCCTCTTAAATTCATCGATGTAAAAAATGCGACTTGGCTACGGCGCCACGCAGGAAATCCGGGTTGCGACTACATTACGAAATCTGAAACCACTGGGTGGGGGTTTCCTCCCGGCGAAACCGCCGCCCTCAATGCCTACGGGGCACCTTACCAAGTAATAACCGAGCAGGACATTTCGGCCGCATTGGCCAACAATAGCTCATTCCTAGCTGATTACTACCGGTCCGACTGCCAACCGGCACCACTCGCGCTCACCGCTAAGGCACGCGAATATGTCACATTAAATCCAGGCTGTACGATTGAAACTCTACTCAAAGAGATTTCGGGGCTATCGATTGATCACTGCTACCGAATGGTCGCATCAAGCGACCTATGGGTCGATTTAAGCCGCTACGAAGTTATGTCGCACAATACGTGCAGGATCTTTGCTAGTGCCGCTGTCGCTAAGGCATTCGACATCGTAGAACGCACCCGGATGGACCAAGATCGCTCGATTCGCCGCGCTAAATTCCAAAAAGGCGAATTGATCGTCCTTTCCGGACGCGACCACGAAGTTTCATATGTGGATGGGGATACCGTAATGCTCATAGACGGGCACGGTAATGTTTTGCCGATGGACCTTCCTGCACTCAAGCGACTCGAAATCGACGGCAAGCTAAGGTCGTACGGAGTACCCAAAGAAGGGGCTGCCGAAATAGAGACGAAGCTGCGGACCGCAAATCCGTCCAAGTGGGCGAAAGCGGTTGCTGATTATTCCCGGATCGAACAATACGTAACACAGGGCTTGCGCCGCGCCCCAAAGGGTGTCGCTAAACTCAACTCTACAGAAAGAGCGATGTTAAGGCGCGTTCGCCTCAGCATCAGCAAATATGGCCGCCGAGGTGCACTTATCGGCTGCTTGCGGGCATCCACGCCCAAAGCACAACATCGATCACGACTGCCCCAGTCCACACTAGATGCCATGAATGAAGGCATTCAGATTCATTACCTTAAGCCAGGGGAGACCTGCGTTGCTCACGCATATTCGCGATATGTGGGTGACTGCAAGAGCGCTAATATAAAAACGGTCACCTTGCGAACCTTCGGACGTGCAATAAAAAGACTGTCCGTCAGCCTAGTGGAGAAAGCGAAGCGGGGTAATTACTCAGCTGCAAAGCATAATGCCCCCGTTTCGACTTCATATGACTTCGGATCAGCAGAGCATTATATGCAACGTGCGCACATCGATTTCTCGGTGGCCGACCTTAGCCTCCTGTGTAAAGAGCAGGGCGTGAATTTGGGAACTGCATGGGTTATAGTCATGCTCGACGCGTACTCGAGAACCGTGCTTGCAACGTACATTAGTTACGAGCCCCCCAGTGCAGCCTCAACATTGTGCCTCTTCCGTGAATGCGTCAGGCGTCATGGTCGCTTGCCGTCACAAATTCTGTCGGACAACGGTTCCGAATTTGTGAACCTATCCGTTGAATTCTTCCTCTCATTTTACCAAATAGAGTTCATTCGACGTCCAGTCGGACGCCCTCGCTGGGGCGCAGAAATGGAACGCTTTTTTGGTTCAATGAACAAGCGGGTAACCGACACGCTGCCAGGCGCCACCGCAGCGATGCGCACTCAACTGCGCATCAGTCCCTCGCATAGCCCAGATCGCTTAGCAGCCTACACTATCAATGAATTACAGGGGGAGATCGAAAAATATTGTTTTAAAGTTTACGATGAGCTCCCCCACGCCGGCCTCAATGGTATGAGCCCCAAACAGGTTCGCGAAGAAAGCCTCAGTAGGCATGGCACTCGCAATCACATCCAAATCGATCAAGACCGAACTTTTCGCATGATCACACTGCCACTTGTTTCTGGCGACGGAACCGCCAAGATACAGGCACACAACGGCGTTCAGGTCAGCACCGTGTTATATTGGAACAATATATTCGATTCAGCGGACCTCAACGGGACACGAGTACCGGTGCGATGGGATCCGTTAGATATCACAAGGGTATATGCTTTTGCCCGTGGCGAATGGCATGAGTGCCTTGCACCAAAACTCAAGCGACTCCGCGCAAAACCGCCGGAGCAACTAGCGGTCGCAAGTCTCGAGTTGCGCCGCGCTCGCCTGAGCTACGGCCGCAATTAG
- a CDS encoding helix-turn-helix domain-containing protein, with amino-acid sequence MTQPLVGTSLAERITYCAKILGNAAKLARAIGVSKPAVSKYLSGKNNPRRNVLSRIAHAAGVSESWLALGIGSPEQGDTEHSAGSSVIKTVHDLVHQLGGLESAVAILTKAASSGNRRSVNSGKLAPVEFTQRFNSTIADQGGRELFLEKSRFDPKRLDEICAGAVPSIDEFKTLINHRVLSLDWLIAGDGEWQTLPKHRAYLLNMLKANMAEADKMRSVPFTGGTRSSNYPNGPAHASDSDVIKLWGKIYERLDPTYYNVEVIADESMSPLLSTGDIVLIDTLKNKISSGTYFIRTTNGNLFVNAANTGSRLVANYLANKDSSFEIRQDQSLGRVVWIWKKIP; translated from the coding sequence ATGACACAACCCCTTGTAGGTACAAGTCTTGCTGAAAGAATCACTTACTGTGCAAAAATTCTGGGTAACGCGGCTAAATTAGCTCGTGCAATTGGCGTTTCTAAGCCTGCCGTAAGTAAGTACTTATCAGGCAAAAACAACCCGAGGCGGAATGTTCTTTCCCGTATCGCCCACGCAGCTGGGGTTTCGGAGTCTTGGCTCGCCTTGGGGATCGGTAGTCCAGAGCAAGGTGATACTGAACATTCAGCTGGTTCTTCAGTCATTAAAACCGTGCATGATCTTGTTCATCAATTAGGTGGACTGGAAAGCGCTGTGGCCATTCTCACTAAAGCAGCGTCCTCGGGCAATAGGCGTAGTGTTAACTCGGGTAAACTTGCCCCCGTAGAATTCACTCAACGGTTTAATTCAACTATCGCGGATCAAGGTGGGCGGGAGTTATTTCTCGAGAAGTCACGATTCGATCCAAAGCGATTAGATGAAATTTGTGCAGGCGCAGTCCCAAGTATTGACGAGTTTAAAACCCTAATTAATCACCGAGTCTTATCACTAGATTGGTTGATCGCGGGAGACGGTGAATGGCAGACGCTGCCTAAACACCGTGCGTATTTACTTAATATGCTTAAGGCCAACATGGCCGAGGCTGATAAAATGAGATCCGTCCCATTCACGGGCGGAACTCGGAGCAGCAATTACCCCAACGGACCTGCTCACGCTTCAGACTCGGACGTTATCAAACTTTGGGGCAAGATCTATGAGAGACTGGATCCGACCTACTACAATGTTGAGGTCATCGCTGATGAGAGCATGTCGCCTTTGCTTTCGACCGGCGACATCGTCTTGATTGATACCCTAAAAAATAAAATTAGCAGTGGAACCTATTTTATAAGAACAACTAACGGCAATCTGTTTGTTAATGCCGCCAATACAGGGTCCAGACTAGTCGCAAACTATTTAGCCAATAAAGATAGTTCTTTTGAAATTAGGCAGGATCAGTCGCTCGGCCGAGTTGTATGGATTTGGAAAAAAATCCCCTGA
- a CDS encoding XRE family transcriptional regulator — MGETKQKSNSASSDWVDVPFPFQHHGISGYAGLLKTYREQFQISQAQLVRLTGFSPRSVAKWAAGETPSAKQERALVELDRLLVGLARVMEPAQVARWLVRPNPAFDGSTPMHVMERGEQDLLWRMLYDIESGQPG, encoded by the coding sequence ATGGGGGAGACAAAACAAAAATCTAATTCCGCGAGTTCCGACTGGGTGGACGTTCCGTTTCCCTTTCAGCATCATGGTATTAGCGGCTACGCCGGTCTGCTAAAAACCTACCGCGAGCAGTTTCAAATCTCTCAAGCGCAGCTGGTTCGACTGACAGGTTTTTCGCCGCGCTCGGTTGCCAAGTGGGCTGCTGGAGAAACGCCCTCGGCAAAACAGGAAAGGGCCTTGGTGGAGCTGGATCGCCTGCTGGTTGGTCTGGCCCGAGTGATGGAACCAGCTCAAGTCGCTCGTTGGCTTGTGCGGCCTAATCCAGCCTTCGATGGTTCGACGCCCATGCACGTCATGGAGCGCGGCGAGCAGGATCTCCTCTGGCGCATGCTCTACGACATCGAGTCTGGTCAGCCGGGTTAA